AAGTAAGTGTGCATcatgtgattatattttattgtccACAATGAATCCAGTCAACTTAGCTTGGCATAGTCAGGTAGTCAGGGCGCTTTgagttgtaatctgagagtcgcgggttcgaatttccattataccaaacatgttcaccttttcagccttgggggcgtaataatgcgcggtgaatcccactattctttggtaaaagggtagcccaagagttggcggtgggtggtgatgactacctaccttccctttagtcttaaaccgctaaattagggaccgctagagCAGATaccccacgagtagctttgcgctaaattcaaacaaATAGTCAAGTTTTAGTCCACCTCATTTTCAACAACTGAAGTTtatgttcttttctttatttatattttcacaatGGAAAACCTAGTAACCCTGCGCTCATCGAAAACCTAGTAACCCTGCGCTCATCTTCGCGTTAAAAGCTGATTTTCGTACTTTAATCGCAAGAGATTCTAATTCTAGCCTTCTAAGTAGGATTTCTTCCTGACACAGTAGAAATTGAAGGAAGGTATGACATCATATTCGTTTAAATACTGTTTGATAATGCTGTTGATGCTGTAGATTACATGTTCTTTTATTCGATTTCAAAGCTTTCTGTTTGGTGACCTAAAACATCTACGATTGCATCTCAGGCACGTGAAATGATATACTACTAGTGAGATATTCAGtgattgttgtttgtgtttaaaactGAAGAGCTCTTTTAACTCAGACTGTATTCTGAAGACACGTTGTAATTGAAATTATGGATATAAGTGTTTGATGATCCATAAAATAGTGCTCAAGGAGGGTAAAACTAAAGTAATAGTTTTCTTCGGAATATCTAACATAACAACAGATCTGGTGTttagttttcaatttttgtttgcttatagataagtacaaagctacacaaagggttatctgggATCCGCTTGCTATGGGCgttgaaacccaatttctagcgtaaTAAGTCTTCAGAGATACCACTTTGGCACTGAGGGTAGCTTTAGTGTTTGTATAAATTATTCTCTTTAGAAACAATAACGAAAaacaattcattttaaatatttgtttaatgttctcACTTCATACTTTAAGAATGTTTTcgattttctgatatttttgttattctgtATAGCTAGGTTTTAATCAGATTTTCTTTGAAGATTGAAGCCTTCAAAATGTAAATAAGGTCTCATGTAAGTGAATTTATGTTACCCTTTGTGTTTGTCTTGAGCTATTGACAAATTCAAAATATCCTTGATAGAATACTCGTCATGTGCAAACTTTCccaaacagaataaaaacaatcTTGCTAATCGTTGATTACAGGTATGCGTACatctgaaataatttataaagtcaGACACATCTGTTTGTGAATTAAGGGAATCGGTATAAAACCTCACACTTTGAACATGTTGGTTGttgtttatatacacatttgtTTAGTTATGACGCAGTCTTTgtttaataggcccggcatggccaagcgcattaaggcgtgcgactcgtaacccgagggtcgcgggttcgcatccccgtcgcgccaaatatgctcgcactttcagccgtggaggcgttataatgtgacggtcaattccactattctttggtaaaagcgtagcccaagagttggcggtgggtggtgatgactagatgccttccctctagtcttacactgcaaaattagggacggctagcagagatagtccTCGattagttttgtgcgaaattcaaaaacaaacaattgttttataattttaaaaaggtaCATTGTGAGTTCGGCCTCCGTGATTGCTATGGGTTCACTTCTAATTTCTACAACCTTATCCGTATTATTCAGAACAGCTATCATTTTGTTGGTCCCCTTATGGAACATTAGTGAGTTTATGGATTTCCCCGCGGTAAATACGGCGGTTATTTCAATGTGgatttgctgtaaaacaaacatGCCATTTTATCGacgttatttactttatttaaaatcattGCGCCACTACCTGTATCCTATTCAGTTATTTTTGTGATTtgacaatattatttttcaaattttcgaAACCTGGGTTCTGTCCTTGTTTAAATAGCTGTTTTATTTTCTAGGTCTTGTAGCATCTCAAGAGCACACCTATGATTGAGGTTATGCAAAATAGTCAAAGATTTAATTAACACTTAATAGTACAGCATTATTATTGAGGTTATGGAAAGTAGTCAAAGATTTAATTAACACTTGATAGTACAGTATTATCATTATTGAGACTATGCAAAGTAGTCAAAGGTTAAATTAACCATTGACAGTACAGTATTATTATTGAGGTTATGTGAAATAGTCAAATGTCATATTTTTATCGAGCTGTTGTGATGTAGTAAGATGTTGATGGTATCATTAACCTTTCAAGATTTTAGAAGAAACTTTTGTGGGAATTTTAACGTGTTGTCTTACATTGATTTGGGTGCTATGGTaatctagttttacactaataACTTCCAATGGTGCAATTTCTCCAGTAATTTGTTTTGACATTATTAACTTCTTTTGGTGTCCTGTATACAATACTTCTTTTCACTCCactaatttttattgtttctgctGTAGTTTCTTTCCACGATTTTAACTCATATAAGCTCTGTTTTCGTACTAATACTTTCTTTCACTATTAACTTCCATTGGTGCTGTTTATGAAATAACCTCTCTTCACTCTGTTAGCATATTTTGatactgtttctttttttagGATAGAGTTTTAGGTACATCAGGATTAACCTTTCTATACAAATCTAAACTACTATTTATATCAGTGCCAAGATTCCTCCCTGATTTTGTTACTCTGTCGGAACGTAAAACAGTAACtccaattatttgaaatacacCAAATGTCCACGAGGGCTAAAGCAACAGGTTAGAGAATCCTAGGGCTTAGACAGAGCCGCTCCTAAATTCCAACTGATACAGTAAAGGGAAGACAATTactcaacactacccaccgccaacgcttgggatactctttaatCCAGTAATGCAACTACAGCCTCAAAGAACAGAACAAAGAGTTACAGAATGTGTGGATTCACAATCTGGGCAGGTAAGGACACACAAAGTTCTACCAACCTGGCTTTGAACAAACCTTTTTATGGGCCAACTTTCTTTTAATGTAGCGGGGTTGCggatatttttgtttctcatgtACTACCCGGTTCATCGCCTTCAGTTTGGTTTATATTATAGTTGTGTAGTCTCACTAgtgatatacaaatatacatgtgTGTTTGTGCAGTGTTAGAAACTTTGGCTAGTCACTCtagataattttataactttaacaaAAATGACACTTTTCAAATTGCTCTTGGCAAAAGCAATATTTGTTGCACAATGAACATCAGACCTGCAGACTTCACCATAAGAATTTTGCATCCATCTTGCACACCTAGAAGTGACGCAATTGGTACATAATAAACAACGAGGCGATCGAGTGATTATTAAATGTAAACTGAGAAGTAAATATTACAGAAAGAAACGATATTGTCATTTGAATGTGAAGTCATTTATATGTAGAACCATCTGAATCGTATTTTTATAGTCATTGACAAAAGAGTGACAATGATGAATCATTGCATGAACTATGACTTACACATGAATAAATAATTACCTTTTTCTCTTATTTCAATTCTATTACTAGTGATTAGGCATGACAACGCATAGGTTTTAGTCTTGAATCTATAGACTAAGCTTACCCAGTTTGAACAAATAAAGCCATTTATATCTATTCAACTAGTATATTAGAAGTGAGTAATATTGGGAAAACAGTGTTACCTGGACGAATTCATATGCTAGCCAAAGGACATCAAACCTGCAGGTACAAATACTCTTCAGTTGGGTTGAACACTAGGTGGTTTTTTTGGAGTTACTAGTGAAAAAACAacactgtaaataaaacaaatcgttatgagtttttattttgtgcaaattCTTTTCAACACGTTGGTGTGTCCCCTTCAGTCTAATGTTGTCTTCTGGCAGGAAATTGGAAAACAGCGCCTTTGTTAATGACAGAATAGATCAGGAAACTGTTTAGCTTAAAGTGAGATTTGGAAATATTGAAACTATTCAGGCTTTTGATTCAAGCAACTTTCAACGATTCTTCTGTTTATGTAATtattgtgttgttataacattgtcGCTGATTTTTAATCGATTTGATGGCCAGAATATCTgatatgaagaaaaaaatcattgtttgtaTTTCCTACGTAATAAAAGTTTCACGAACGTAACTTTTCTAACAGGATTgatatagtataatataaatgtttttttttaatgttcaaatgTTGTTCTATTTGAGGTTATCTTGTCTTTAATGGTTATTTGGATATAATTCTAAAAGTATCATTCTTAACATTTTCTCTACAAACTCAAAGTTGTAGCCAATATGAAGTGATTTCTTATCGTCATCAGTTCATCGTTCTCTGTCTTAGTGGAAGAAGGTTTTCTTATTGTAAGATGACAGTTTGCAATGAAACGTTGTGGAAAATGGAGTTCTTTGAAGATAGATGAGATATATTTAATATCATGTTCAAGCGTTTAGCTGGACTTGGTAAAGGGGTGTCTCATACAAGcatgttaacattttcatttagttttaccTCTACCCATTAACCTACGTTTATCTGCTATCTTTATTCAACTGTATACGATTTGGGGCAATTTTACCGAGGTTCGAAGGTTTGGGGaagaaactgatataaatatttgaaatattatcacCTAAACACTGGAACCAAGGAAAGAAAATCTAGTTGATactctgttgtgtgtatgtctttaagaataaaatacaattaatattaatcTTCATAGTATCACGACGCtatacgacaaaaaaaaaaacgtgcttAAAAAACACAAGCACTTTTGATCCAAAGTGAAGGGAATTACactaaatatgtttttcatttccttgcagataaagtttaataaaattatgatatttgtgTACAAGTTGAGGCATAATTATGTATAACAAGATATTTCCTGATTTAAACGGAATCTGGATATCCTGTTTCTGCATGTGTACAAATGTAAGTGATAGGCAAGTGCTGTTTCTAGTGGAATGTGTTCCATACACGTACCTTGGTACGTACAGGTCGTTTCCTCACTGTAATATGCGCTTCACTGACGTAATTAGCGAATTTGATGGTGATGATGAGATTTCTCTGCTGCTACCTACAAGGTTAATGTAGGCATATCAGCATGCTATCCTGCACGGTTAGTCTATACGTACCACAGGCTACATGAAGGTTCAGTTTAGAAATACCACTATGCTACCTTGCAGGGTCAGTCTAGACATACCACCATGCTACCTTACAGGGTCAGTCTAGGCCTACCACCATAATACTTTCCATGATCAGTTTAGACATACTACCATGCTACCTTGCAGGGTTAGATTATCTATACTGCCATGATACCTTACAGACTCAGTCTATACATACCGTGATGCTACCTGCAGGGTCAGTCTTGACATACCATAATTGTTATCCATCTGTAAACACATGGACAAAACATGAGAGTTATAAATActtacatttatatgttgatagcGGTAAGATACCCTCATATCTGCTCCAGTTTTGGTATCAACTTGTTTATTAATAGCTTTAATTTTCAGCTGTAGTTTCGTCTTCGCTGAACCGAATATCTTGaaatcttttctttctttaaacgTTTCATAGTATTCTTTAATATCGTAGttaattatgttgtatttatctttgttttggtTTTCGAACGTTCTTTGATACGCTTGTGAAGGTATGGAAGTGCGTACTAGTGTACAGGTTTCCACAACTTGACTACTGGTATTAATAGATGACGTTCGATCGCAAAATTGTAGGAATTTTAACCTAGAAAACAAAATCgttctgtaatttttttatgcAAATCAGTTTGACTTATggatttgttttcttaattacaTATCTcagttgattttttaatttttagtgcaTTTAAATCCATAAAGATCAAATTGACAATATTCTAATTATCCTCGCGTGAAGAAAGTCTAAATATTGATGTGAAACTGGTGATTACGTAAGTGTTAATACTTGTATGAATAATGGGCGTGTCATTCACTCGTATAGGAATGCGTAAACAACTAAAAGATCATTTTgatgagataaaaaaaaagaccaaCAAAGGCGTGTACGACAAATTGTAGTCAAATACCCAAAATATATAGGTAAGTGATGCGTAACGATAAAAACTCTTTTTTTATTGTCCCGATTTTACCATTAAAAGCAAAATCTCGGTTTGAAGAGAGCGAGAAGCAGTGTTAGAGGCATTAGATATTTCAGTGAAACAAAAACAGTACAAATTAGAGATAATATTAATACGATTAGTAAAGCCTTATACTGAAAGAACTTGAAAGCGTTCACGCACGACACGGATGGGATAGATCTTCAATATTAACTGTAATACATAAGGAAAAAAAGACAATGAGCTAGCTTTAGtctatattttaaaaaggttAAAGACATTTTCTCGAACGTAAATAaacatgatgttttttttttatttcagttgttacGTTTCCATGAAGCCTGGGGCTTGAGGGCTCCAGAAGAATGTTCTATTCCTTGGTTAATTTCCTGATTTATATAAAAGGCGAAGCATCGGCTAGAAGAACCATCGAATCATCACCAAGTGATTCAAGACTTGTCTGAAACAGTACAAGAGCTATCCAAGTCTCCGAGATGTACCTACAGGTAAGCTTTTATGTTCTGTACTTTAAACGTCGAACCTCAAAATCTCACACGGTCTTGAAGGAAaaagtttcagtttgtttgttttgaattttgtgcaaagcttcacgagggctatctgcgctagccgtccgtattttagcagtgtaagactagagggaaggcagctactcatcaccacccaccgccaattcttggactactcttttaccaacaaatagtaggattgaccgtcacattataactctagcggctgaaaggtcgagcatgtttggtgcgacggggattcgaacctgcgaccgaTTACGAGTCGtccgccttaaccacctggccagaaaACGTTTCAGAGGAAACATTTGTTTGTAATGAAAGtagtgaaaaaatatttgtaatgaagtTACTGGTAAGAAAATACTTGATGAAATACCACAACCAGTTATAGAAACGCTGTTTAGGTTTGCTGTTTTCTCATATcgaaatgtaataatttattattcatatccAGTTGTAGAAAAAGATACAACAATTACTATTTTCACTGAGTTCAGCTTTCTCTATTAAACGTTCTGTTAACTGTGagaaataatcattttaaaatatataattgtaattttaaatgaCGTTGTCAGTGTAACATAACAATTTAAGTATTTAAGACTTAGATGATGTGGTGTCAATCGTTCTTGTCGTTACTTGACTATTCGATCACCTAATTTAGATTATAACTTAGGCTATTAATCAAGATAAAAACATGAAAGTTAAGCAGTCGATTCAGTTGGTGGAAAACGGATATTAGAAGGCCCGGCATatctagatggttaaggcactcgactcgtaacccgaggatcgagggttcgaattcccttcacaccaaatatgttcgctctttcagcggtgggggtgttataatgtgacagtcaatcctattatttgttgttaaaagagtagctaaagagttggtggtaggtagtgatgactagctgccttccctcttgtcttatatggcaaaattagggacggctagcgcagattgccttcacgtagctttgctcgaaattgaaaacaaaccttaTCGTTCAACACGTTACTGCTTCGTAAAATAGGTTTCTAAGAAGCTGAAATTTTCGTACTAGgatactgaaaatttatttgtcATCAACGCAAGTCAATTTAAGAAAATTGTTGGCAGATTTAGATTTGTTTTCTACTTCCTATCTTCCCAGCGTTGTATTACAAAAAACCTTAATCCCGTATTTTTTTGTTACTGGATCTCACAGTCTTGTTCCTTGTATAAATAACACTTACAAAACGCAGGCTGTTATCATAACTTTTTTCCTAAACAATCCATTGGTGAAGAACTCGTGTGTCACGCAGTCATTAAACAAAAGGGAGTTAGAAGTTCTCTAATatgaaaaatactgaataaaaggttttcattttaccatcacatatttttgttaacaagtgttgtatgaaaaaaaaagaggtcGCTTTTACCTTAACTGTGTGAACCAAATGGGATACAGACTGATGatagaacatttattttacttttacagaaAACTGGCGTCACACTCCTTCTTCTCTCAGCAGCAGCAAGTCTTGTGTTAGGCGGAGGGTATGGTGGAGGATACGGAGGAGGTTATGGAGGCTACGGTGGAGGATACGGAGGTGGTTATGGAGGCTACGGTGGAGGATACGGAGGCGGTTATGGTGGAGGAGGATACGGTTATGGAGGGTTGTATGGAATTTTGTGTAATTATCCAACCCATGTTTCCGTGAGGACCCATGGCAGTTATGGAGGAGGTCTTATTGGTGGACATGGAGGAGGCTATGGGGGAGGCTATGGAGGCGGTTATGGGGGCGGCTATGGAGGTGGCTATGGAGGTGGCTATGGAGGTGGTCATGGAGGTGGCTATGGAGTTAATGTACCAATTTTTGCCGTTATTGGATCTAGTAGGCACTTCGGAGGTTATGGAGGAGGTTATGGTGGAGGCTATGGTGGAGGTTATGGAGGAGGTTATGGTGGAGGTTATGGAGGAGGCTATGGCGGAGGTTATGGCCATCACTGATAGTAATATTCGTAGTTTCGAATATGGCGTGTAAATACCAATTTTTTAACGTGAAGAATGTCTCACGTTTGTAAAGTCTTAACTACAAAAAtgttcatgaaataaataataaccatctaGGAGATGTCGATTTCATTAAACTATCAAGTTTgctttgttaatttcttttatatactAAATATTAATAGTTCCATAAAGGAACAGCATGTACAATACGAATGTATAATAACCATTTTTCAAGGTTTATAGAATTTTTGTGATCTCTGTATATTGTATGATACTCAAATAACTGACATTGaagaataaaactgtttcaaCCTGCAAAACTTAGTGATTTTTTTGTAAACGTTATCAGAGTAAAGTACTTAACGTGGAAGTATAGTGTAGctagttattaaaaacagaaagtcGTACAGACATAACTAAAGTACAAACTCAATGATAGAAACccatatttaattaattcattattagATCATTAAAGAGTTCTTGagttttaaataatctttcacagaaacatttgtaaaatttaataggATAGAATAAACAAGAATACATCAAACTAGTTCACTGGTAGTGTGTGAAATGTAGCtattgatttattaaatattccaCGCAGAAAGAAAGGAATTGAAGCCTGATAGTCTAAAGGTGCTATATAATTAATTCTTACACAGAGATGTAGTTTTTTGTCGTAATTTCAATTAGAAATTAACAACTCGTGGGATTGGCTCTTCACCGAAGCCTGCTGGTGCAGAAGGTCGTTTGTTTTAGGCCGCAGTAACTTCTGGAAAgatcaacagaaaaatataactgttttaagCGTATAGCCTATCTGTGCTATGCTATGCAGGTATAAAACCCTGAAATTTTGCGTAATAAGTTTTCACGTTTAGACCTGAGCCtctaaagaatataaataaattaaataaaaactacctttaaatcaaaaataaaaataacaaaacgacAAACTTAGGTAATATCAAGTAATAACATATCTTTATACATGGATATATGTTGTTTATTGGAGAAGAATATCAAGTAATTAGAGTTAAAAAGTAACATGAAATTCAtggaaatataaattacaatctGAATCTGGAAGAAGTAAGTGTGCATcatgtgattatattttattgtccACAATGAATCCAGTCAAGTTAGCCTGGCATAGTCAGGGCGCTTgagttgtaatctgagagtcgcgggttcgaatttccattataccaaacatgttcaccttttcagccttgggggcgtaataatgcgcggtgaatcccactattctttggtaaaagggtagcccaagagttggcggtgggtggtgatgactacctaccttccctttagtcttaaaccgctaaattagggacggctagagcagataccccacgagtagctttgcgctaaattcaaacaaATAGTCAAGTTTTAGTCCACCTCATTTTCAACAACTGAAGTTtatgttcttttctttatttatattttcacaatGGAAAACCTAGTAACCCTGCGCTCATCGAAAACCTAATAACCCTGCGCTCATCTTCGCGTTAAAAGCTGATTTTCGTACTTTAATGGCAAGAGATTCTAATTCTAGCCTTCTAAGTAGGAGTTCTTCCTGACACAGTAGAAATTGAAGGAAGGTATGACATCATATTCGTTTAAATACTGTTTGATAATGCTGTTGATGCTGTAGATTACATGTTCTTTTATTCGATTTCAAAGCTTTCTGTTTGGTGACCTAAAACATCTACGATTGCATCTCAGGCACGTGAAATGATATACTACTAGTGAGATATTCAGtgattgttgtttgtgtttaaaactGAAGAGCTCTTTTAACTCAGACTGTATTCTGAAGACACGTTGTAATTGAAATTATGGATATAAGTGTTTGATGATCCATAAAATAGTGCTCAAGGagggtaaaattaaagtaatagtTTTCTTCGGAATATCTAACATAACAACAGATCTGGTGTttagttttcaatttttgtttgcttatagataagtacaaagctacacaaagggttatctgggATCCGCTTGCTATGGGTgttgaaacccaatttctagcgtaaTAAGTCTTCAGAGATACCACTTTGGCACTGAGGGTAGCTTTAGTGTTTGTATAAATTATTCTCTTTAGAAACAATAACGAAAaacaattcattttaaatatttgtttaatgttctcACTTCATACTTTAAGAATGTTTTcgattttctgatatttttgttattctgtATAGCTAGGTTTTAATCAGATTTTCTTTGAAGATTGAAGCCTTCAAAATGTAAATAAGGTCTCATGTAAGTGAATTTATGTTACCCTTTGTGTTTGTCTTGAGCTATTGACAAATTCAAAATATCCTTGATAGAATACTCGTCATGTGCAAACTTTCccaaacagaataaaacaatcttGCTAATCGTTGATTACAGGTATGCGTACatctgaaataatttataaagtcaGACACATCTGTTTGTGAATTAAGGGAATCGGTATAAAACCTCACACTTTGAACATGTTGGTTGttgtttatatacacatttgtTTAGTTATGACGCAGTCTTTgtttaataggcccggcatggccaagcgcattaaggcgtgcgactcgtaacccgagggtcgcgggttcgcatccccgtcgcgccaaatatgctcgcactttcagccgtggaggcgttataatgtgacggtcaattccactattctttggtaaaagcgtagcccaagagttggcggtgggtggtgatgactagatgccttccctctagtcttacactgcaaaattagggacggctagcagagatagtccTCGattagttttgtgcgaaattcaaaaacaaacaattgttttataattttaaaaaggtaCATTGTGAGTTCGGCCTCCGTGATTGCTATGGGTTCACTTCTAATTTCTACAACCTTATCCGTATTATTCAGAACAGCTATCATTTTGTTGGTCCCCTTATGGAACATTAGTGAGTTTATGGATTTCCCCGCGGTAAATACGGCGGTTATTTCAATGTGgatttgctgt
This genomic window from Tachypleus tridentatus isolate NWPU-2018 chromosome 10, ASM421037v1, whole genome shotgun sequence contains:
- the LOC143228279 gene encoding uncharacterized protein LOC143228279 isoform X1: MYLQKTGVTLLLLSAAASLVLGGGYGGGYGGGYGGYGGGYGGGYGGYGGGYGGGYGGGGYGYGGLYGILCNYPTHVSVRTHGSYGGGLIGGHGGGYGGGYGGGYGGGYGGGYGGGYGGGHGGGYGVNVPIFAVIGSSRHFGGYGGGYGGGYGGGYGGGYGGGYGGGYGGGYGHH
- the LOC143228279 gene encoding uncharacterized protein LOC143228279 isoform X2, producing the protein MYLQKTGVTLLLLSAAASLVLGGGYGGGYGGGYGGYGGGYGGGYGGGGYGYGGLYGILCNYPTHVSVRTHGSYGGGLIGGHGGGYGGGYGGGYGGGYGGGYGGGYGGGHGGGYGVNVPIFAVIGSSRHFGGYGGGYGGGYGGGYGGGYGGGYGGGYGGGYGHH